In Ectothiorhodospira sp. BSL-9, a single window of DNA contains:
- a CDS encoding DUF2232 domain-containing protein produces MKPLASFIMQGRLRAATATAGFGVAGLLLPPLALVSSSAVSLVTLRLGAAQGVAVAALAALVLALIAWVAGLHPAVGMITALVQWLPALVLAEVLRRTFSWAITLAVGIGIGCGVILLLHATVPNLPQMWLAVLEQAVGPLFEQSGVTGSEREQAFLQAASLMTGMLAAVSLLALSAALILARYWQAVLYNPGGFREEFHALSLGRVPAMMLVGLLLVAWLADSYLLFELSLVFLMAFFLHGLAVIHGTNARMNLSRIWLVFTYVLLALALPQMVILLATLGVMDSFLNLRGRLTRAQPEDKSDDT; encoded by the coding sequence ATGAAGCCTTTGGCGTCATTCATCATGCAGGGTCGCTTGCGGGCCGCCACGGCCACCGCCGGATTCGGCGTGGCCGGTCTGCTGCTCCCGCCGCTGGCCCTGGTCAGCAGTTCGGCTGTCTCCCTGGTAACGCTGCGTCTGGGCGCGGCGCAGGGCGTGGCCGTGGCGGCACTGGCCGCCCTGGTGCTTGCCCTGATTGCCTGGGTGGCGGGTCTGCATCCCGCTGTGGGAATGATCACTGCCCTGGTGCAGTGGCTGCCGGCCCTGGTGCTGGCCGAGGTGCTGCGCAGGACGTTCTCCTGGGCGATCACCCTGGCGGTCGGTATCGGTATCGGTTGCGGCGTTATTCTGTTGTTGCACGCGACCGTGCCCAACCTGCCGCAGATGTGGCTGGCAGTGCTGGAGCAGGCTGTGGGTCCTTTGTTCGAGCAGTCGGGAGTGACCGGCAGTGAACGCGAGCAGGCCTTCCTGCAGGCGGCATCGCTGATGACCGGCATGCTGGCGGCGGTATCGCTGCTGGCCCTGAGCGCGGCGCTCATCCTGGCCCGTTACTGGCAGGCGGTCCTGTACAACCCGGGTGGTTTCAGGGAGGAGTTTCACGCCCTGAGCCTGGGCCGGGTGCCGGCCATGATGCTGGTGGGGCTGCTGCTGGTGGCGTGGCTTGCCGATTCCTACCTGCTGTTCGAGTTGTCGCTGGTGTTCTTGATGGCCTTCTTCCTGCACGGGCTGGCGGTCATCCATGGCACCAATGCCCGGATGAATTTGAGCCGGATCTGGCTGGTGTTCACTTATGTGCTGCTGGCGCTGGCCCTGCCGCAGATGGTGATCCTGCTGGCCACCCTGGGGGTGATGGACAGCTTCCTGAACCTGCGCGGCCGACTGACCCGGGCCCAGCCCGAAGACAAGTCCGACGATACCTGA
- the rplI gene encoding 50S ribosomal protein L9, with amino-acid sequence MEVILLEKVENLGNLGDKVRVRAGYARNYLLPQGKAKFATEANLAEFEARRAELEKAAAESLAAAESRRDKLEAMTVTVTAKAGGEGKLFGSVGTADIADAVTAAGGELEKREVRMPDGPLRVVGEYEIALQLHTDVKATLKVVVAGEE; translated from the coding sequence ATGGAAGTCATTCTCCTGGAAAAGGTGGAAAACCTGGGCAACCTGGGTGACAAGGTACGCGTGCGTGCCGGGTATGCCCGTAACTACCTGCTGCCCCAGGGCAAGGCCAAGTTTGCCACCGAAGCCAACCTGGCCGAGTTCGAAGCTCGCCGTGCCGAACTGGAAAAGGCCGCTGCCGAGTCCCTGGCCGCCGCCGAGTCCCGCCGTGACAAGCTGGAGGCCATGACGGTCACCGTGACTGCCAAGGCCGGTGGTGAAGGCAAGCTGTTCGGCTCCGTGGGCACCGCCGACATCGCCGATGCCGTGACCGCCGCTGGCGGTGAGCTGGAAAAGCGCGAAGTGCGCATGCCCGACGGTCCGCTGCGGGTGGTGGGTGAGTACGAGATTGCCCTGCAGCTGCACACCGACGTGAAGGCCACCTTGAAGGTCGTGGTGGCAGGCGAAGAATAA
- the dnaB gene encoding replicative DNA helicase codes for MYETPPPPHYDTDTSSLKIPPHSIEAEQAVLGGLMLENEAWDTVADGVAEVDFYRHDHRLIFRAIAELAGRNAPFDVVTISERLESRGELEEAGGLAYLGLLARDTPSAANISAYAAIVRERSVVRQLISVGTGIADSGFRPEGRDSQQLLDEAEQKVFKIAEQGQRSRQGFRGMRTLLKSTVEHIEMLFEQDTPITGLPTGYDEFDEMTSGLQPGDLVIMAGRPSMGKTSFAMNMAEYAALKQQYPVAVFSMEMPGEQLAMRLLSSLGRINQQRLRTGRLEDDDWPRFSSAVSMLSEAQLYIDDSPALSPNDLRARARRLMREHKKLGLIVVDYLQLMQVPGSAENRTNEISEISRGLKALAKEMSVPVIALSQLNRSLEQRPNKRPVMSDLRESGAIEQDADLIVFIYRDEVYNEDSPDKGTAEIIIAKQRNGPIGVVRLTFLGQYTRFENYVPEIYSNEAFS; via the coding sequence ATGTACGAAACACCCCCACCGCCCCATTACGATACCGATACCTCTTCGCTCAAGATTCCACCCCATTCCATTGAGGCCGAGCAGGCCGTGCTCGGCGGCCTCATGCTGGAGAATGAGGCCTGGGACACGGTGGCCGACGGCGTGGCCGAGGTGGACTTCTATCGACACGATCACCGGCTGATCTTCCGCGCCATCGCCGAGCTGGCGGGCCGCAATGCCCCCTTCGATGTGGTGACCATCTCCGAACGCCTGGAATCCCGCGGCGAACTGGAGGAGGCCGGTGGGCTGGCCTACCTGGGCCTGTTGGCCCGCGATACGCCCAGCGCCGCCAATATCTCCGCGTATGCTGCGATCGTGCGCGAACGCTCCGTGGTGCGCCAGCTGATCAGCGTGGGCACCGGCATTGCCGATAGCGGCTTCAGGCCCGAGGGCCGCGACAGCCAGCAACTGCTGGACGAGGCGGAACAGAAAGTCTTCAAGATCGCCGAACAGGGCCAGCGTTCCCGCCAGGGTTTTCGCGGCATGCGCACCCTGCTCAAGTCCACCGTTGAACACATCGAGATGCTCTTCGAGCAGGACACGCCCATCACCGGTCTGCCCACCGGCTACGATGAGTTCGACGAGATGACCTCCGGTCTGCAGCCGGGCGATCTGGTGATCATGGCCGGGCGCCCCTCCATGGGCAAGACTTCCTTCGCCATGAACATGGCCGAATATGCCGCCCTCAAGCAGCAGTATCCGGTGGCCGTGTTCAGCATGGAGATGCCCGGCGAGCAGTTGGCCATGCGACTGCTGTCATCGCTCGGGCGCATCAATCAGCAACGCCTGCGCACCGGGCGCCTGGAGGATGATGACTGGCCCCGGTTCTCCAGCGCCGTGTCCATGCTCTCCGAGGCCCAGCTATACATCGACGACAGTCCAGCCCTGTCACCCAACGACCTGCGCGCCCGTGCCCGCCGGCTGATGCGCGAGCACAAGAAGCTGGGCCTGATCGTCGTGGATTATCTCCAGCTGATGCAGGTGCCCGGCAGCGCCGAGAACCGGACCAACGAGATCTCGGAAATCTCCCGGGGGCTCAAGGCACTGGCCAAGGAAATGAGTGTGCCGGTGATCGCCTTGTCCCAGCTGAACCGCAGCCTGGAACAGCGCCCCAACAAGCGCCCGGTGATGTCGGATCTGCGCGAATCAGGCGCCATTGAGCAGGATGCCGACCTGATCGTCTTCATCTACCGGGACGAGGTCTACAACGAGGACAGTCCCGACAAGGGCACGGCGGAGATCATCATTGCCAAGCAGCGTAATGGTCCCATCGGGGTGGTGCGGCTGACCTTCCTGGGGCAGTACACCCGGTTCGAGAACTACGTGCCGGAGATCTACTCCAACGAGGCCTTTTCGTGA
- the alr gene encoding alanine racemase, with the protein MKRAARAHLRLGALEHNLGRVRQAAPGRCVMAVIKAEAYGHGLLRVADVLAPLADGFAVSCMDEAEALRGAGFRLPLLVMQGFRNDRELRQAAREDISVVVHDESQLRLLETTPLSSPLQVWLKLDTGMGRLGFPAMRAAALHGGLQRCAQVMQPPVWMTHLACADEPERAENAAQLDRFEAATQGLPGPRSLANSASILALPRSHGDWVRPGIMLYGASPLADRDPARHGLEPVMHLQAPLVAIQDRALGDTVGYGATFQCPRPTRVGVVAIGYADGYPRHVPNGTPVLVGARRAPLIGRVSMDMITVDLTDHPQAAVGDPVTLWGEGLPVDEIAAAAETISYDLLCAVADRVQVTTQP; encoded by the coding sequence GTGAAGCGCGCTGCCCGGGCGCATCTGCGGCTGGGTGCCCTGGAGCATAATCTGGGGCGGGTGCGGCAGGCTGCGCCGGGCCGGTGCGTGATGGCCGTGATCAAGGCCGAGGCTTACGGGCACGGTCTCCTGAGAGTGGCCGATGTACTGGCGCCGCTGGCGGATGGGTTTGCCGTGTCCTGCATGGACGAGGCAGAGGCCTTGCGTGGCGCCGGTTTCCGCCTGCCCCTTCTGGTGATGCAGGGCTTCAGGAATGACCGGGAACTGCGCCAGGCCGCGCGTGAAGACATCAGTGTGGTGGTCCACGACGAGAGCCAGCTTCGCCTCCTGGAAACCACGCCGCTTTCCAGCCCATTGCAGGTCTGGCTCAAGCTCGATACCGGCATGGGGCGCCTGGGTTTCCCCGCCATGCGCGCCGCCGCCTTGCATGGCGGGCTTCAGCGGTGTGCCCAGGTGATGCAGCCACCGGTATGGATGACTCATCTGGCCTGTGCCGATGAGCCAGAGCGTGCGGAGAATGCTGCCCAGTTGGACCGTTTCGAAGCAGCCACCCAGGGGCTGCCAGGTCCGCGCAGCCTGGCTAACTCCGCGTCCATCCTCGCCTTGCCGCGCAGTCACGGGGACTGGGTTCGCCCCGGTATCATGCTCTATGGGGCCTCGCCCCTGGCCGACCGGGACCCCGCCCGGCATGGGCTTGAGCCGGTGATGCACCTGCAGGCACCCCTGGTGGCCATCCAGGATCGGGCCCTGGGGGATACCGTGGGCTATGGCGCCACCTTCCAGTGCCCCAGGCCCACCCGGGTGGGTGTGGTGGCCATTGGCTATGCCGATGGTTACCCCCGGCATGTGCCCAATGGCACCCCGGTCCTGGTGGGCGCACGGCGTGCCCCGCTGATCGGTCGCGTGTCCATGGACATGATCACCGTGGATCTGACCGACCATCCTCAGGCGGCCGTGGGTGACCCCGTCACCTTGTGGGGCGAAGGCCTGCCGGTGGATGAGATCGCGGCGGCCGCCGAGACCATCAGCTACGACCTGCTCTGTGCCGTGGCCGATCGTGTGCAGGTGACCACGCAGCCCTGA
- a CDS encoding EAL and HDOD domain-containing protein, producing MDSARHLEAGTYIARQPIYNQQLGVYAYELLFRTATTPDSATASDAATSHVMLSAFGEIGLDALVGSRLAAINMTWRLMEELRELAVPAGRMILDLPPSLPCDEDAVELLRGLSGQGYVLALDDYVPGTSRDALLPVVHQVKIDTARSRPDDLRLIFKGLKATQVEKVAKKVETLEDYEFLRDLGFNYFQGYFLSRPRVFRAVNLPTGKLTVLRLLARLQQPDMDVHELQHLIAQDPGLAFKLLKLINSPFFGLNREVDSLARAILILGHRKLVTWACMLVLSGLEDRPPGLVHLCLQRAGLCERIARMAGRRPVERYFTAGLFSALDLVMERPLPQVIGPLPLDDQIKRALLEGEGELGEVVACARACETDQVAAVAFADLPREDIMNAMLEAGQWADDVQSVSISDTVRR from the coding sequence ATGGATTCAGCAAGGCACCTTGAAGCGGGCACCTACATCGCCCGGCAACCGATTTATAATCAGCAACTGGGGGTCTACGCCTACGAGTTGCTATTCCGTACAGCCACCACCCCGGACAGTGCGACAGCCAGTGATGCCGCCACCTCCCATGTGATGCTCAGCGCATTCGGGGAGATCGGCCTGGATGCGCTGGTGGGCAGTCGCCTGGCCGCCATCAACATGACCTGGCGCCTGATGGAGGAATTGCGGGAGCTGGCCGTCCCTGCGGGTCGCATGATTCTGGACCTGCCGCCATCGTTGCCCTGTGATGAAGACGCCGTGGAGTTGCTGCGCGGGCTCTCCGGGCAGGGGTATGTGCTGGCCCTGGATGACTATGTCCCCGGTACGTCCCGGGATGCCCTGTTGCCCGTGGTGCATCAGGTGAAGATCGACACGGCCCGTTCCCGGCCGGATGACCTGCGTCTCATCTTCAAGGGGCTGAAGGCGACGCAGGTGGAAAAAGTAGCCAAGAAGGTGGAGACCCTGGAGGACTATGAATTCCTTCGGGACCTGGGTTTCAACTATTTTCAGGGCTATTTTCTCAGCCGGCCCCGGGTGTTTCGCGCGGTCAATCTGCCCACCGGAAAGCTCACCGTGTTGCGCCTGCTGGCGCGGTTGCAGCAGCCGGATATGGATGTCCACGAACTGCAGCATCTGATCGCACAGGATCCGGGGCTGGCCTTCAAGCTGCTCAAGTTGATCAACTCCCCCTTCTTCGGACTCAACCGTGAGGTGGACTCCCTGGCCCGGGCCATTCTCATCCTGGGCCACCGCAAGCTGGTCACCTGGGCCTGCATGCTGGTGCTCAGCGGTCTTGAGGACCGTCCCCCAGGACTGGTGCACCTGTGCCTGCAGCGCGCCGGCCTGTGCGAGCGCATCGCCCGTATGGCCGGTCGTCGCCCGGTGGAGCGGTATTTTACGGCCGGTCTGTTCTCGGCCCTGGACCTGGTGATGGAACGCCCCCTGCCGCAGGTGATTGGTCCCTTGCCCCTGGATGACCAGATCAAGCGTGCCTTGCTGGAGGGGGAGGGTGAACTGGGTGAGGTGGTGGCCTGTGCCCGGGCCTGCGAGACCGACCAGGTGGCGGCCGTGGCCTTTGCTGACCTGCCCCGGGAAGACATCATGAATGCCATGCTGGAGGCCGGTCAGTGGGCAGATGACGTTCAGTCGGTTTCCATCTCCGACACGGTGCGGCGTTGA
- a CDS encoding O-succinylhomoserine sulfhydrylase has product MEHPLNDPGETAEGFDTRAVRAGQRRGPEQEHSDPIYATSSFVFSSAAEAAARFAGDEPGNIYARFTNPTVRTFQDRLAALEGGEACVATASGMSAILSTCLSLLKAGDHIVSSRSVFGSTTNLFSNYLTRFGIQVTYVPLGDLEAWEAAIRPETRLLFAETPSNPLTELVDIRALADLAHAHDCLLAMDNCFCTPALQRPLELGADLVIHSATKYLDGQGRCVGGAVVGDAERVGKEVFGFLRTAGPTMSPFNAWVFLKGLETLRLRMRAHCESALALARWLEEQPGVARVHYPGLPSHPQHALASRQQAAYGGIVAFEVKGAREQAWQVIDSTRLLSITANLGDAKTTITHPATTTHGRIQPEQREVQGIGESLIRVAVGLEDIQDIQRDLACGLARLP; this is encoded by the coding sequence ATGGAACATCCCCTGAACGATCCCGGTGAAACCGCCGAGGGCTTTGATACCCGCGCGGTCCGCGCCGGGCAGCGGCGCGGACCCGAGCAGGAGCATTCCGACCCCATCTACGCCACGTCCAGCTTCGTGTTCTCCAGTGCCGCCGAGGCCGCAGCGCGTTTTGCCGGTGACGAGCCAGGCAACATCTACGCCCGCTTCACCAACCCCACGGTACGCACCTTTCAGGATCGCCTGGCAGCCCTGGAAGGCGGAGAGGCCTGCGTGGCGACTGCCTCGGGGATGTCGGCCATCCTGTCCACCTGTCTGTCCCTGCTGAAGGCCGGTGACCACATCGTGTCCTCGCGCTCGGTGTTCGGTTCCACCACCAATCTGTTCAGCAATTACCTCACCCGCTTCGGTATCCAGGTCACCTACGTCCCGCTGGGGGATCTTGAGGCCTGGGAGGCCGCCATCCGGCCCGAGACCCGTCTGTTGTTCGCGGAAACCCCGTCCAACCCCCTCACCGAACTGGTGGACATCCGCGCCCTGGCGGACCTGGCCCATGCCCATGACTGTCTGCTGGCCATGGATAACTGCTTTTGTACTCCGGCCCTGCAGCGGCCGCTGGAACTGGGGGCCGACCTGGTGATCCACTCTGCCACCAAATACCTGGATGGCCAGGGGCGATGTGTGGGGGGCGCCGTGGTGGGTGACGCCGAACGGGTGGGCAAGGAGGTGTTCGGCTTCCTGCGCACGGCCGGCCCCACCATGAGCCCCTTCAACGCCTGGGTATTCCTCAAGGGTCTGGAAACGCTGCGGTTACGCATGCGTGCCCACTGTGAATCCGCGCTGGCCCTGGCCCGATGGCTGGAAGAGCAGCCGGGCGTGGCGCGCGTCCACTATCCGGGGCTGCCCTCCCACCCGCAGCATGCCCTGGCCAGCCGTCAGCAGGCGGCCTATGGGGGCATTGTTGCCTTCGAGGTCAAGGGGGCGCGGGAGCAGGCCTGGCAGGTGATCGACAGTACCCGCCTGCTGTCCATTACGGCGAACCTTGGGGACGCCAAGACCACCATCACCCATCCGGCCACCACCACCCACGGTCGCATCCAGCCCGAGCAGCGGGAGGTCCAGGGGATCGGTGAATCCCTGATCCGCGTGGCGGTGGGGCTTGAGGATATCCAGGACATCCAGCGGGACCTGGCCTGTGGGCTCGCCCGTCTCCCCTGA
- the katG gene encoding catalase/peroxidase HPI, translated as MGGNDVKSAGKCPIMHGGNTATGNDNMDWWPNALNLDILHQHDTKTDPMGEDFDYAEEFKKLDLAAVKQDLRNLMTESRDWWPADWGHYGGLMIRMAWHAAGTYRIADGRGGAGTGNQRFAPINSWPDNGNLDKARRLLWPIKKKYGNKLSWADLIILAGNVAYESMGFKTFGFAGGRADIWHPEKDTYWGSEKEWLAESSSRYESDDRESLENPLAAVQMGLIYVNPEGVDGNPDPLRTAQDVRTTFARMAMNDEETVALTAGGHTVGKCHGNGDASKLGPAPEGADVEEQGLGWRNPQGKGCGRDAITSGIEGAWTTHPTQWDNGYFKMLFEHDWELKKSPAGAWQWEPVDIKEEDRPVDVEDPSIRYNPIMTDADMAMIKDPAYRKISERFYNDPEYFNEVFARAWFKLTHRDLGPKSRYLGPEVPQEDLIWQDPVPKVDYTLSDAEVADLKDKLLNSGLSASELITTAWDSARTFRCSDYRGGANGARIRLAPQKDWDANEPERLQKVLGVLEGIQSGLGKPVSLADLIVLGGTAAVEKAARDAGFNVTVPFAPGRGDATEEMTDAESFDVLEPLHDGYRNWLKKDYVVSAEEMMLDRTQLMGLTAPEMTVLVGGMRVLGTNHGGTKHGVFTDREGVLTNDFFVNLTDMANTWKPKGDNLYEIVDRQSGNVKWTATRVDLVFGSNSILRSYAEVYAQDDAKEKFVKDFVKAWTKVMNGDRFDLK; from the coding sequence ATGGGCGGAAATGACGTCAAGAGTGCAGGCAAGTGCCCCATCATGCATGGTGGCAATACCGCAACCGGTAACGACAACATGGATTGGTGGCCCAACGCACTGAACCTGGACATCCTTCACCAGCACGATACGAAGACCGACCCAATGGGGGAGGACTTCGACTACGCCGAGGAATTCAAGAAGCTGGACCTGGCGGCGGTCAAGCAGGACTTGCGTAACCTGATGACCGAGAGCCGGGACTGGTGGCCGGCGGACTGGGGCCATTACGGTGGCCTGATGATCCGCATGGCCTGGCATGCCGCGGGTACCTACCGCATCGCTGATGGTCGTGGCGGTGCCGGCACGGGTAACCAGCGCTTCGCCCCCATCAACAGCTGGCCCGACAACGGCAACCTGGACAAGGCCCGCCGTCTGCTGTGGCCCATCAAGAAGAAATATGGCAACAAGCTTTCCTGGGCCGACCTGATCATCCTGGCCGGCAACGTGGCCTATGAGTCCATGGGGTTCAAGACCTTCGGCTTTGCTGGCGGGCGGGCCGACATCTGGCACCCGGAAAAGGACACCTACTGGGGCTCCGAGAAGGAGTGGCTGGCCGAAAGCTCCAGCCGCTATGAAAGCGACGATCGCGAAAGCCTGGAAAACCCCCTGGCCGCCGTGCAGATGGGGCTGATCTACGTGAACCCCGAGGGCGTGGACGGCAACCCCGATCCGCTGAGAACCGCCCAGGATGTGCGGACCACCTTTGCCCGCATGGCCATGAATGACGAAGAGACCGTGGCCTTGACCGCCGGCGGTCACACCGTGGGCAAATGCCACGGCAATGGCGACGCCTCCAAGCTGGGCCCGGCCCCGGAAGGTGCCGATGTGGAAGAGCAGGGCCTGGGCTGGCGTAACCCCCAGGGCAAGGGCTGTGGCCGCGACGCCATCACCAGTGGCATTGAAGGTGCCTGGACCACGCACCCCACCCAGTGGGACAACGGCTACTTCAAGATGCTGTTTGAGCACGACTGGGAGCTGAAAAAGAGCCCGGCAGGTGCCTGGCAGTGGGAGCCGGTGGACATCAAGGAAGAAGACCGACCAGTGGATGTGGAGGATCCCTCCATTCGTTACAACCCCATCATGACCGACGCCGACATGGCCATGATCAAGGACCCGGCCTACCGCAAGATCTCCGAGCGCTTCTATAACGACCCGGAGTATTTCAACGAGGTCTTCGCCCGGGCCTGGTTCAAGCTGACCCACCGTGACCTGGGCCCCAAGAGCCGTTATCTCGGCCCTGAAGTGCCCCAGGAAGACCTGATCTGGCAGGATCCGGTGCCCAAGGTGGACTACACCCTGAGTGATGCCGAGGTGGCGGATCTGAAGGACAAGCTGCTCAACAGCGGCCTGAGTGCTTCGGAACTGATCACCACCGCCTGGGATAGCGCCCGTACCTTCCGCTGCTCCGACTACCGGGGCGGTGCCAACGGTGCCCGTATCCGCCTGGCCCCGCAAAAGGACTGGGACGCCAACGAGCCCGAGCGTCTGCAAAAGGTGCTGGGGGTGCTGGAAGGCATTCAGTCCGGTCTGGGCAAGCCGGTGAGTCTGGCGGACCTGATCGTGCTGGGTGGGACGGCAGCGGTGGAGAAGGCTGCCCGTGATGCCGGCTTCAACGTCACGGTGCCGTTTGCACCGGGTCGTGGCGATGCCACTGAGGAGATGACCGACGCCGAATCCTTCGACGTGCTCGAACCCTTGCACGATGGCTATCGCAACTGGCTGAAGAAGGATTATGTGGTCTCCGCTGAGGAGATGATGCTGGATCGCACGCAGCTGATGGGCCTGACGGCACCCGAGATGACCGTGCTGGTAGGCGGCATGCGGGTACTGGGTACCAACCACGGTGGCACGAAGCATGGTGTCTTCACCGATCGGGAAGGGGTGCTGACCAACGACTTCTTCGTGAACCTGACCGACATGGCCAACACCTGGAAGCCGAAGGGCGACAACCTCTACGAGATCGTTGACCGCCAGAGCGGTAACGTGAAATGGACGGCCACCCGGGTGGATCTGGTGTTCGGCTCCAACTCCATCCTGCGCTCCTACGCCGAGGTGTACGCCCAGGACGACGCGAAGGAAAAGTTCGTCAAGGACTTCGTGAAGGCCTGGACCAAGGTGATGAACGGGGATCGTTTTGATCTGAAGTAA
- a CDS encoding TOBE domain-containing protein codes for MQPEIEGQFWFKLQGKPFLGSARIQLLEQVAATGSISAAARAIGMSYKAAWDAIDAMNNLSDQPLLKRQAGGRHGGGTRLTAHGEQVIAQYRSADQAYQQFLEQMAQSTGELGDVWTLMRKLSMRTTARNHYQGKVCRITRGAVSDEVTVDIGHGLEIHAVVTHEAGQELGLEQGREVHVLIKSSFVVLGEMTGDLRVSARNRLPGRVAHVEAGPVNAEVKLDLGHGRVLTAIVTREALDEGWLTEGAEACALIKASHVLLAVTD; via the coding sequence ATGCAACCGGAAATCGAAGGTCAGTTCTGGTTCAAGCTGCAAGGCAAGCCCTTTCTCGGCAGCGCGCGGATTCAGCTGCTTGAACAGGTGGCGGCCACCGGCTCCATCTCGGCGGCCGCTCGCGCCATCGGCATGAGCTACAAGGCGGCCTGGGACGCCATCGACGCCATGAACAACCTGTCTGATCAGCCCCTGCTGAAACGCCAGGCAGGTGGACGTCATGGGGGCGGCACCCGGCTCACGGCCCATGGCGAACAGGTGATTGCCCAGTACCGGTCGGCCGATCAGGCCTACCAGCAGTTTCTGGAGCAAATGGCGCAATCCACCGGCGAACTGGGGGATGTCTGGACACTGATGAGGAAACTCTCCATGCGTACGACAGCAAGGAATCATTACCAAGGCAAGGTCTGTCGGATCACTCGGGGCGCGGTCAGCGATGAGGTGACCGTGGACATCGGCCACGGCCTGGAGATCCATGCGGTGGTTACTCACGAGGCGGGGCAGGAGCTGGGCCTGGAACAGGGCAGGGAGGTCCATGTGCTGATCAAGTCCTCGTTCGTGGTGCTGGGCGAGATGACGGGTGATCTGCGCGTCTCTGCCCGAAACCGTCTGCCGGGCAGGGTCGCCCACGTGGAGGCGGGCCCCGTGAATGCTGAGGTCAAGCTGGATCTGGGTCATGGCCGCGTGCTCACTGCCATCGTCACCCGCGAGGCCCTGGACGAGGGCTGGCTTACCGAAGGGGCCGAGGCCTGTGCCCTGATCAAGGCTTCCCATGTACTGCTGGCAGTGACCGATTGA
- the modA gene encoding molybdate ABC transporter substrate-binding protein, whose amino-acid sequence MLFRGLLGLTLLVLMGTLQAQEPTRIAAAADLRFAMDEILEAYQEDHPDRSIEVIYGSSGRFRAQIENGAPFDLYFSADIEYPRMLEERGFAASEVIPYAIGRIVLWSNTVDASELTLEDLSRPEFRRIAIANPRHAPYGKRAEEALRAVGLWDELVPRFVFGENIAHALQLVESGAAQVGVVALSLALNPHVRDQGPYYLIDDDLHNPLEQGFIITRRAADNETAADFAEYMNAPTSRAVMRAYGFILPGE is encoded by the coding sequence GTGTTATTCAGAGGACTGCTTGGCCTCACCCTGCTTGTCTTGATGGGCACGCTGCAGGCACAAGAGCCCACCCGCATTGCCGCCGCTGCCGATTTGCGCTTTGCCATGGACGAGATCCTGGAGGCCTATCAGGAAGACCATCCCGACCGCTCCATTGAGGTGATTTATGGCTCATCCGGTCGTTTCCGCGCCCAGATCGAGAATGGCGCGCCCTTTGACCTGTATTTTTCCGCCGATATCGAGTACCCGCGGATGCTTGAGGAGCGCGGGTTTGCGGCCTCCGAGGTCATTCCCTACGCCATAGGCCGCATCGTGTTGTGGAGCAACACGGTGGATGCTTCCGAACTGACCCTGGAGGATCTTTCCCGACCGGAGTTTCGGCGGATCGCCATTGCCAATCCCCGCCATGCCCCCTATGGGAAACGGGCGGAGGAGGCGTTGCGGGCCGTTGGTCTGTGGGATGAGTTGGTGCCCCGCTTTGTCTTTGGGGAGAACATCGCCCACGCACTGCAGCTGGTGGAGAGCGGTGCGGCCCAGGTGGGCGTAGTGGCGCTGTCGCTGGCGCTCAATCCCCATGTGAGGGATCAGGGCCCTTATTACCTGATCGATGACGATCTGCACAATCCGCTGGAGCAGGGTTTCATCATCACCCGTCGAGCCGCCGACAACGAGACCGCTGCCGACTTTGCCGAGTACATGAACGCCCCCACGAGCCGTGCCGTCATGCGGGCCTATGGGTTCATCCTGCCCGGCGAATGA
- the modB gene encoding molybdate ABC transporter permease subunit produces the protein MFGISDSDLTALWITLKLAVISTSLLMVLCAPLAWWLAHTRWRGKVMIEALVAMPLVLPPTVMGFYLLVLLGPRGAVGGFLEDIGVGHLAFTFTGLVIGSMIYSLPFVVQPLQNAFAATGGRVLETAATLRAGPMDRFFTVVLPLARRGILTAAVLSFAHTLGEFGVILMIGGNIPGQTQVASIAIYDHVEAMDYASAHALSLLLVALAFILLMSVYGLNRRFKVVGVA, from the coding sequence ATGTTCGGCATCAGCGACAGTGATCTGACCGCCCTGTGGATCACCCTCAAGCTGGCGGTGATCAGCACCAGTCTCCTCATGGTGCTGTGCGCCCCGCTGGCCTGGTGGCTGGCCCATACCCGATGGCGGGGCAAGGTGATGATCGAGGCGCTGGTGGCCATGCCGCTGGTGCTGCCGCCCACGGTCATGGGCTTTTATCTGCTGGTCCTGCTGGGGCCCAGAGGGGCCGTGGGGGGCTTTCTGGAGGATATCGGCGTGGGACATCTGGCCTTCACCTTCACCGGTCTGGTGATCGGTTCCATGATCTATTCCCTGCCGTTCGTGGTGCAGCCCCTGCAGAATGCCTTTGCCGCCACCGGCGGGCGGGTGCTGGAGACCGCGGCTACCCTGAGGGCCGGCCCCATGGACCGCTTCTTCACGGTGGTGCTGCCCCTGGCGCGCCGGGGCATCCTCACCGCAGCGGTGCTCTCATTTGCCCACACCCTCGGGGAATTCGGCGTCATCCTGATGATCGGCGGCAACATCCCCGGTCAGACCCAGGTGGCCTCCATCGCCATCTATGATCATGTGGAGGCCATGGACTATGCTTCGGCCCATGCCCTGTCCCTGCTGTTGGTGGCCCTGGCGTTCATCCTGTTGATGAGCGTGTATGGACTGAATCGACGCTTCAAGGTCGTGGGGGTGGCGTGA